attttataatatacaactATCGTCAGTCTGTATATgcatattgtttaaattaaagaaataaattcttaaataaattaaatttatttagatttgGTAACAATAATCAtgtcattatttttgtaataatttaccCCAATCATATGAGTACATACCTCATTGATTTCTCCATGCACACAGCGCTCGTGCATTGGCCAATTCTGTGCCTTTTTGGGACTTTCAAGTTCGTCACACTCTTGATATGTCATTGATGATTGATCAGGAGGATCAGGCTCTGACGCACTGTCATCAAATTCGTCTATGGTATTTTCCTCTCCTGCTATATTATTCTCATCCATAATGTCTCGCTCTTCAGTAATATTTAGGTCGCCTTCGATTTCTTGATCTGGTGCAGTATTATTACCTTCGGTATTATTTTTCTCAAACGTGTCTCGGGTGTTTTGTTCATTGATATTTTGCTCACCCATTGTAATTTGCTCTTCGGTCTTAACTTCTATAGCATTTTGCTTTGACGCCATTTCTATTTTCGAAATCTGAAATTTGCCGGAACAGGTAGCATtcggttcttggcgaccgcgacccgCGACCGCGACCTGAGACTGGGTCGTACGAACCACTGCTTAGCATGAATTTATATTGAACACTAAATAAATTCCGGTCGCGCAACGCGGTCTCGGtatttgtttagtgctccatgtaaattcatactaagcaatGGGTCTTACGACTCGGTCGCGGTCGTAGGTCGCGGTCGCGGGTCGCGGTCGCCAAAAACTGAATGCTACCTTAAGAAATAcactacactaccctacccctacccctacccctaccctgcccctatcctacccccaccctacccctaccctattctaccctacccttaccttaccctactcctatcctacccctaccccacccctaccatATCCCTGAATTcatttatgaaaaatacaaaaatttgataaaagttGAATCACAGACAAATATGTGCGTGCGTGCCATTACAACCactagatgttttttttataaatgtacacTACTGGGCGGCTTAAAATCGATACTTACGGTTTCCCGATAGTTCCAAGATGAAATTCCTTAATCACGTTTTAAgccaaataattttatatttgaggATTATTATGGTTGGAGGGTCACATAATAACACTCCTAGCTTTATGcactattgaaaatttaaatatattaaattaaaacgtaCTACACGTGAGCCTAGGAACGAAACAAAGCGATCAATGTCTAGGTCTAGCCCGGGCGAATCAAGATTTCTGAGCTAAAATGCGCATGTCAGGGAGTGGGAGCGCACCTAGCAGGTGGCAGTGGGAGGCGAACAGGGGATGAGAATGTGGAGTTGGTAGTACGTCGAGAAAGCGTACAGGTGTCTAAgaagttttcaaaattttcactaTATTTTGTTGACATATTATTTTACCCCCGTCTATTTTCgtgtgttttttataatataataaataagttttcaaaaattttacttaaaacatgaacaattaatattaaataaaaacttcaatCCCCTTTTAAACCTTTAAGGgtagatttatgaaaaatattggattacattaattttagtatttttctggtagttaagtacctacacatacctaccaatttttacaaatgttacTTAAAACATGAAGGACTTTAGATTttagcggctccctgcatcccgcttgatgtcctcgttcCACTTATAGTAAGGGTTCGACCGACACTGCACTGCACTCTAGtaaggggtcgccattccagcaccttaagaCCCTAACGTGGCTATGTGGCTATAATACACGgtgttttagtaaaaaaaaaatacttctccCAAATGCCTTACAACTAGTAGgtacgtggaattcagtttttatcgcataactttttttctatacgACCGATCTCAACGAAACAACATAAGTTGCGCCAGACTTAACTAAATGTATctgatttatataatattttgattaaatctatatctatactaatattataaagaggtaaagtttgtaagtttgtaagtttgtaacattctttaaatggggtaatcttcggaactaccgatccgatttcaaaattctttcagcagtagaatgctacgttagcgaggagtgctataggctatattttatataggtattgtatatattagcagagttatcatagtttttgtcatacaggtcggaccgaaattcattataaacagacttattcgcatgcgctgccttatccATTGTGTAGAACACACATGA
This genomic interval from Bicyclus anynana chromosome Z, ilBicAnyn1.1, whole genome shotgun sequence contains the following:
- the LOC112048552 gene encoding uncharacterized protein LOC112048552 codes for the protein MASKQNAIEVKTEEQITMGEQNINEQNTRDTFEKNNTEGNNTAPDQEIEGDLNITEERDIMDENNIAGEENTIDEFDDSASEPDPPDQSSMTYQECDELESPKKAQNWPMHERCVHGEINEICVPLDRNDVYFRIAQPYELRPLSKYFFREWSEVAHLFMPPIEALSPFGLPFPKGG